From the genome of Uranotaenia lowii strain MFRU-FL chromosome 1, ASM2978415v1, whole genome shotgun sequence, one region includes:
- the LOC129738684 gene encoding uncharacterized protein LOC129738684 isoform X2, with amino-acid sequence MQTRIILYGGVRTSTRGIKLAYTHLDEFCKLPDDTKEMYLRKDGNHGYIKPGQERFDGVTKDFRHTFNICTLKPEAPLPEEPIPGFREHISDLARDFQRLSSLVLQALAVGLDQPHKYFLEKHTHILDGESENQSTFRLLYYPPLIEDDGKNELLRGTCKYSQQRCAKDEIDLSIPEDYRKKMAEEREQLEEEERVAKYSRCGAHCDYGTFTLLAQDSEGGLEVKLPGTDKWKRVGHLPGAILINAGELLATWTCEKIAALPHRVVIPEEEALKSRGRHSMAFFVHPDNCTDIEPIELPSSSSSNSLESMDKKPKNRKKSFKTAKTKIYNAYQHVQRRFKETYAS; translated from the exons ATCAAATTGGCCTATACACATTTGGATGAATTTTGCAAACTGCCAGATGACACCAAGGAAATGTACCTGCGGAAGGACGGCAACCATGGCTACATCAAACCGGGTCAGGAACGTTTCGATGGCGTCACAAAAGACTTCCGCCACACGTTCAACATATGTACCCTGAAGCCGGAAGCGCCGCTACCGGAGGAACCAATTCCCGGGTTCCGGGAACACATCTCCGATCTGGCGCGAGATTTTCAGCGTCTTTCGTCGCTAGTCCTGCAAGCCTTGGCCGTGGGTCTGGATCAACCGCACAAATACTTTCTCGAAAAGCATACTCACATTCTAGATGGTGAAAGTGAAAACCAGTCGACATTCCGATTGCTGTACTATCCGCCACTCATCGAAGACGACGGAAAAAATGAACTGCTCCGTGGAACGTGCAAGTACAGCCAGCAGCGTTGCGCCAAGGATGAAATCGACCTATCGATACCGGAGGACTATAGAAAAAAGATGGCCGAGGAACGGGAACAGCTGGAGGAGGAAGAACGGGTGGCCAAATATTCTCGTTGTGGGGCGCACTGTGATTATGGAACCTTCACCCTGCTGGCTCAGGACTCGGAGGGTGGCCTGGAGGTTAAGCTGCCCGGAACTGACAAATGGAAGCGGGTTGGCCATCTCCCTGGCGCGATCCTGATTAATGCCGGTGAGCTTCTTGCCACCTGGACCTGTGAAAAAATTGCTGCCTTG CCACACCGTGTAGTGATTCCGGAGGAAGAAGCACTCAAATCGCGAGGTCGACATTCCATGGCATTTTTCGTGCATCCTG atAACTGCACCGATATTGAGCCAATTGAGCTGCCGTCATCTAGTTCCTCAAACTCTTTGGAATCGATGGACAAAAAACCAAAGAATAGGAAAAAGTCCTTCAAAACCGCTAAGACAAA aatctaCAATGCCTATCAGCATGTGCAACGACGCTTTAAGGAAACATACGCCTCATAA